The genome window GCGTCAGTTAAAGTCAAAACTGAACCCACTTCAGACTTAACTTTTTCCAACAAATCTCTGGTGCTGACAAACTGTAATTTAACGATTCGAATATAGCCACCGCCGCCCCTTTTACTTTCGACGTAATAACCATGCTTGGCATCGAAACGAGTCTTGATCACATAATTAATTTGTGAGGGAACTACATTGAAATATTCGGCGATTTGTTGGCGTCGTAATTCAACTTCGAAATTCTCATTTAAAATATTTTTAATATACTGTTCAATCAGATCAGATAAATTATTCGATTGGCTCATTTTTATTCCTTGACTATATTTGACTAACATTATAATACGAGGAGATTCAAATTTAAACCCTTGGACGATTTAAATCCGATTGGGCCTTTTTTTCCAA of Xylocopilactobacillus apicola contains these proteins:
- a CDS encoding CtsR family transcriptional regulator; the protein is MSQSNNLSDLIEQYIKNILNENFEVELRRQQIAEYFNVVPSQINYVIKTRFDAKHGYYVESKRGGGGYIRIVKLQFVSTRDLLEKVKSEVGSVLTLTDASTIIKQLINDEIIDVPCGRIILAAIDNDALGELDKPSQNKLRAHIFKCILTKLEYEN